In the genome of Osmerus mordax isolate fOsmMor3 chromosome 15, fOsmMor3.pri, whole genome shotgun sequence, one region contains:
- the si:ch211-285f17.1 gene encoding sickle tail protein isoform X4, with amino-acid sequence MSEADSPSAFTRGSRSRASLPVVRSTNQTKDRSLGVLYLQYGDETKQIRMPNEITSSDTVRALFVSAFPQQLTMKMLESPSVAVYVKDDMRNVYYELTDVRNITDHSCLKVYHKDPAQAFSHGPRPTNGDARMHREMMYASREVQHPLRQPPMGPPPIHPMQGAMSPTTPHSLPPSPSRIPFGPRQGPLPASATIPRDRIATATPPGRSVSPCPSAILERRDVKPDDDMGGGKSHSLARGNEGLYADPYLLHEGRMSLASAHVGHPPPGESPEHGLGGYHRSSIRSTGSYSGPSPTDTMEHPALYRQKSRNSQLPTLGSKTPPPSPHRMTEVRVIDIHGGPPPHGVVPPPHATHMERSSPVRQSFRKEEVAAKSRSNMGSPVVVDLQGHGPIPPASDPQTRQRMKAMEQQIASLTGLVQHALLKSPNSSVTEEPLSERSMKTASPSHSSHSAGDSPVLAIRSVVAAVSSDVVPAPARANLLQVRRNVSDLRQQLQLMRQQQLQNQEALRAQLKRAEQEISSKLEEAMRRLEDPVHRQRVLVEEDRHKYLSLEERVQTQLSELEQYVDSLNRETSVAGGSRAVTLKDVEEGAVSLRRVGESLAGLKGEFPALQTRMRAVLRVEVEAVKFLKEEPHKLDSMLKRVKSLTEVLSGLRRYSTEGQHKAPDSALSAPAKPAPLVILPPAAVQTDAPVDAPPPQAATKPGSPSALPEPQTSTVRSEVMPASPVVIHHVQSSPVLMQQSQQSAALTHQPSPPPTPSTPTHGGLDSPGPGKSRVSPSLSTSDPPSPAPQHKKTQPGNPEQPVPANGNGNANGSQSLFIEELHTSRDKSKNRAVSIQAAEKEWEERRQNMGHYDGKEFEKILQEAQANMMKGIPSLEVGSEGESSLTAHPAAPGDQADSPQPVEPDTVEDPKPEPTTDIPAKPGPEKLPKPVLEKSSKTATTEQAPNPATGDGPTTKPTTAAPATDKVSKQGAEKVSKSPPPPPPRKTFPSPLPSGMTTTRSGEVVYTSRKESISAQEGEDEGQTPTPPPKPTKVPPEIKPKPSTPPPIAVSAVREEEDEGDKIMAELQVFQKCTIKDVGVKSVLETARIEPQIRELRPGALMPLKERKSSEPTREDKDPGTDENGNSTVRQSPGVIYYVTGQISKEQLTAPAPPGPEEAPESREPQPLSTSQVSNVNPNDNSPRPQQPPQSPSQTGPPISPKPVGLNGFFPGPQKLSKRPDVLKKNLVKNPGSPATSVVLSPINVEKRVELSLVQGVRSTSKIVMPATDPQVPPTAVKAAKSAEVLREKVVCEKVQSTSRCDEGDEASLSADLPGEEAPPPPDNIAFMITNTNVQALTRVEYQELVNAKKGSVRTVTVGNREGGGTSRDGHNSAPQDNGFGNKKPVIIIFNEPMDIRSAYKRLSTVFECEEEMERMLAQEGIAEESEESDTERSSGGVDRSKGGMEGGDGAVGKKSSQVTSLQSGMSHSSSSSSLELTGGDGKTDGKKKFKFKFPKKQFAALSQALRSGTKSGKKTLQVVVYEDEEESDGTVRQHKEAKRFEITRSKSSVSADSHTGPTPAKKDPVESNCRSDDIRKSTYKTLDSLEQTIRQLETTISEMGPHAAEEPAPASVTEAPKTVGSGLQRSFSLPSSSKGPGLKANMASLKKKSRPALLPRPAIIPTATVTPVATQQNASVASPTSRMPVPMSAKSRQSPTDKAGKQQKLQDAQRQFRQANGSAKRVGGDHKTTSPTASKIPAFYPSSAKGSSQSAPNSDATNPINPSSTLSPSSSTTTKSSIPSPLTPRSGSTPSSSHIPSLSNGSLKLPAPHSHTGKALSFSSQTPNGRVPSSSSFSSSSSSSSSPSPLSPTPLGPGAKSIRTIHTPSFTSYRPHHGSNGKSCIPTATAAKDST; translated from the exons ATgcacagagagatgatgtacGCCAGCCGAGAAGTCCAGCACCCCCTTCGGCAGCCCCCCATGGGGCCCCCGCCCATCCACCCCATGCAGGGTGCCATGTCGCCCACCACGCCccactccctgcccccctcgccCTCCCGGATCCCTTTCGGCCCTCGCCAGGGGCCTCTGCCGGCCAGCGCCACCATTCCCCGGGACCGCATCGCCACCGCCACCCCCCCGGGCCGCTCcgtgtccccctgccccagcGCCATTCTTGAGCGACGGGATGTCAAGCCGGATGATGACATGGGAGGTGGGAAGAGCCATAGCTTGGCCCGGGGCAACGAGGGGCTGTACGCGGATCCTTACCTGCTCCACGAGGGGAGAATGAGCCTGGCCTCTGCCCACGTAGGGCACCCCCCACCTGGGGAGAGTCCTGAGCACGGCCTGGGGGGGTACCACCGGTCCTCCATCCGCTCCACAGGCTCCTACAGCGGGCCCAGCCCCACGGACACCATGGAGCACCCCGCCCTCTACCGCCAGAAGTCCCGCAACAGCCAGCTACCAACCCTTGGCTCCAAGACCCCGCCCCCCTCGCCACACAGGATGACCGAGGTCCGGGTGATTGACATCCACGGCGGCCCGCCCCCCCACGGAGTTGTGCCGCCCCCCCACGCCACGCACATGGAGCGCTCCTCGCCTGTGCGTCAGTCCTtcaggaaggaggaagtggcGGCCAAGTCCAGGAGCAACATGGGCTCTCCTGTGGTGGTTGACCTCCAGGGTCATGGGCCCATCCCTCCGGCCAGTGACCCCCAGACACG ACAGCGAATGAAGGCTATGGAGCAACAGATTGCCAGCTTGACTGGTCTTGTTCAGCATGCACTTTTAAAGAGTCCAAACTCTAGTGTCACCGAGGAGCCTCTCAG TGAGAGATCAATGAAGACAGCCTCTCCAAGTCACAGTTCACACAGTGCAG GGGATTCGCCGGTGTTAGCAATCCGGAGTGTGGTGGCGGCGGTGTCCTCGGACGTTGTCCCCGCCCCCGCGCGCGCCAACCTGCTGCAGGTCAGGAGGAATGTGAGCGACCTACGACAGCAGCTGCAGCTGATGAGGCAGCAACAG CTCCAGAACCAGGAGGCTCTGCGGGCGCAGCTGAAGCGGGCGGAGCAGGAGATCAGCTCAAAGCTAGAGGAGGCCATGCGGCGCCTGGAGGACCCCGTCCACAGGCAGAGagtcctggtggaggaggacagacacaAGTACctgagtctggaggagagggtgcagaCCCAGCTAAG TGAGCTGGAGCAGTATGTGGACTCTCTGAACAGGGAGACCAGCGTGGCGGGGGGCAGCAGAGCCGTGACTCTGAAGGacgtggaggagggggctgtcAGTCTCCGGAGGGTGGGCGAGTCTCTCGCAGGGCTCAAAG gagaGTTTCCGGCCCTGCAGACCAGGATGAGGGCGGtgctgagggtggaggtggaggcggtCAAATTCCTCAAGGAGGAGCCTCACAAACTGGACAGCATGCTGAAGAGGGTCAAGAGCCTGACGGAGGTCCTCAGCGGCCTGAGGAg ATACTCTACAGAGGGCCAGCACAAGGCCCCAGACTCTGCTCTCAGTGCACCTGCCAAGCCAGCTCCACTGGTGATCCTTCCCCCCGCTGCGGTCCAGACCGACGCCCCCGTGgacgcccctcctccccaggcagCCACCAAGCCGggctccccctctgccctgcccgaGCCCCAGACCTCCACCGTCCGGTCGGAGGTCATGCCGGCCTCTCCGGTGGTCATCCACCACGTCCAGAGCTCCCCGGTCCTCATGCAGCAGTCGCAGCAGTCGGCCGCCCTCACccaccagcccagccccccgcccacgccctccacccccacccacggAGGGTTAGACTCCCCAGGCCCGGGGAAATCAAGGgtatccccctctctgtccacctccgacccccccagccccgccccccaacATAAGAAgacccaacctggcaacccggaGCAGCCGGTCCCCGCTAACGGCAACGGGAACGCTAACGGCAGCCAGAGTCTCTTCATCGAGGAGCTCCACACCAGCCGCGACAAGAGCAAAAACAGAGCTGTGTCCATACAG GCGGCAgagaaggagtgggaggagaggaggcagaacaTGGGCCACTATGACGGGAAGGAGTTTGAGAAGATCCTGCAGGAGGCTCAGGCCAACATGATGAAGGGCATTCCCAGCCTggaggtaggcagcgagggagAGTCTTCCCTGACGGCCCACCCTGCTGCCCCAGGGGACCAGGCAGACAGCCCCCAGCCTGTGGAACCAGACACAG TAGAAGACCCCAAGCCTGAGCCCACCACAGACATACCGGCCAAGCCCGGCCCTGAAAAACTCCCTAAGCCGGTTCTAGAAAAATCTAGCAAGACTGCCACCACTGAGCAAGCCCCCAACCCTGCGACCGGGGACGGACCCACCACCAAGCCCACCACTGCCGCCCCGGCCACAGACAAGGTCTCCAAGCAGGGAGCGGAGAAAGTCAGCAAGTCCCCTCCGCCACCCCCTCCCCGGAagaccttcccctcccccctcccctcaggcaTGACCACCACACGCTCTGGAGAGGTGGTCTACACCAGCAGGAAGGAGTCCATCTCCGCTCAG gagggggaggatgagggccaGACGCCCACCCCCCCGCCTAAACCCACCAAGGTGCCCCCGGAGATCAAACCcaagccctccacccctccccccatcgctgtctctgctgtacgggaggaagaggatgagggggacAAGATCATGGCTGAACtccag GTCTTCCAGAAGTGCACGATAAAGGATGTAGGTGTGAAAAGCGTGTTAGAAACCGCTAGAATCGAGCCCCAAATCAGAGAGTTAAGACCCGGGGCCCTAATGCCCCTCAAAGAGAGAAAG AGCTCTGAACCCACACGGGAGGACAAAGATCCTGGCACAGACGAGAATGGGAACTCCACTGTCCGCCAGAGTCCTGGG GTCATATACTATGTCACCGGGCAGATCTCCAAGGAACAGCTGACGGCACCGGCGCCGCCAGGACCGGAGGAAGccccagagagcagagagccgcAACCACTGTCCACCTCACAGGTGTCAAATGTCAATCCTAACGACAATTCCCCAAGGCCGCAGCAGCCACCACAGTCCCCATCCCAGACAGGGCCTCCTATTTCCCCCAAACCCGTGGGCTTGAACGGCTTCTTCCCTGGGCCTCAGAAGCTCTCGAAGCGACCAGACGTCCTAAAGAAGAACCTTGTAAAAAATCCGGGTTCCCCGGCCACCAGCGTCGTCCTCAGTCCAATAAACGTGGAAAAGAGAGTCGAGTTGTCGCTCGTGCAGGGGGTCCGGTCCACCAGTAAGATCGTGATGCCAGCTACGGATCCCCAAGTCCCTCCAACTGCCGTCAAGGCTGCTAAGAGTGCTGAGGTGCTGCGGGAGAAGGTTGTCTGTGAGAAAGTGCAATCGACGTCGAGGTGCGATGAAGGGGACGAGGCCAGTCTCAGCGCAGACCTTCCCGGGGAAgaggcccctccacccccagacaaCATCGCCTTCATGATCACCAACACCAACGTCCAGGCCCTGACCCGCGTCGAGTACCAGGAGCTGGTCAACGCCAAGAAGGGCAGCGTCCGGACCGTCACCGTGGGTAACCGGGAGGGAGGCGGGACTTCAAGAGACGGACACAACTCGGCGCCACAGGACAATGGCTTCGGCAACAAGAAGCcagtcatcatcatcttcaacgAGCCCATGGACATCCGCTCGGCGTACAAGCGCCTGTCGACCGTGTTCGAGTgcgaggaggagatggaaaggATGCTGGCCCAGGAAGGGATCGCcgaggagagtgaggagtcGGATACGGAGAGGAGCAGCGGGGGGGTGGATCGGTCAaagggtgggatggagggaggggacgggGCGGTCGGGAAAAAATCCTCCCAGGTCACCTCACTCCAAAGCGGCATGTCacattcctcctcttcctcctccttggaGCTGACGGGAGGCGACGGCAAAACGGACGGAAAGAAGaaattcaagttcaagttcccGAAAAAGCAGTTTGCGGCTTTGTCGCAGGCTCTCCGCAGCGGCACCAAGTCGGGCAAGAAGACCCTGCAGGTGGTCGTGTACGAGGACGAAGAGGAGTCCGACGGAACGGTCCGACAGCACAAGGAGGCCAAAAGGTTTGAGATCACACGTTCAAAGTCCTCCGTGTCCGCGGATTCCCACACGGGTCCGACCCCGGCGAAGAAGGACCCCGTGGAATCCAACTGCAGATCGGATGACATCCGCAAGAGTACGTACAAGACCCTGGACAGTTTGGAGCAGACCATCCGACAGCTGGAGACCACCATCAGCGAGATGGGCCCACACGCTGCCGAAGAGCCCGCTCCCGCCAGCGTGACGGAGGCACCCAAAACGGTGGGGTCAGGGTTGCAGAGgtcgttctctctcccctcttcctccaaagGTCCCGGCCTCAAGGCTAACATGGCCTCCCTGAAGAAGAAGAGCAGGCCTGCGCTCCTCCCTCGACCGGCCATCATCCCAACCGCCACCGTCACCCCAGTCGCAACGCAACag AATGCCAGTGTCGCGTCCCCCACTAGTCGGATGCCCGTCCCGATGTCTGCGAAGTCCAGGCAGTCACCCACAGACAAGGCAGGAAAGCAACAAAAGCTACAGGACGCTCAGAGGCAGTTCCGACAG GCTAACGGAAGTGCTAAAAGAGTGGGAGGGGATCATAAAACAACTTCCCCTACTGCCTCTAAAATCCCTGCTTTTTATCCTAGCTCTGCTAAAGGCAGCTCCCAGTCTGCCCCAAACTCAGATGCTACTAATCCAATTAATCCTTCCTCCACCTTATCCCCTTCCTCCTCGACAACCACAaagtcctccatcccttcccccctcacccctcgctctggctccaccccctcctcctcccacatccCCTCCCTGTCTAACGGATCCCTCAAACTCCCCGCACCCCACTCGCACACAGGTAAagctctctcgttctcctcgcAGACTCCAAACGGTCGagtgccctcctcctcttccttctcctcctcctcttcctcctcctcctccccctcccctctgtcgcCCACGCCGTTGGGCCCGGGTGCCAAGAGCATCCGCACCATACACACGCCCAGCTTCACCAGCTATCGGCCACATCACGGCAGCAACGGCAAATCCTGCATCCCAACTGCCACCGCGGCCAAGGACTCCACTTAG
- the si:ch211-285f17.1 gene encoding sickle tail protein isoform X6, whose translation MPNEITSSDTVRALFVSAFPQQLTMKMLESPSVAVYVKDDMRNVYYELTDVRNITDHSCLKVYHKDPAQAFSHGPRPTNGDARMHREMMYASREVQHPLRQPPMGPPPIHPMQGAMSPTTPHSLPPSPSRIPFGPRQGPLPASATIPRDRIATATPPGRSVSPCPSAILERRDVKPDDDMGGGKSHSLARGNEGLYADPYLLHEGRMSLASAHVGHPPPGESPEHGLGGYHRSSIRSTGSYSGPSPTDTMEHPALYRQKSRNSQLPTLGSKTPPPSPHRMTEVRVIDIHGGPPPHGVVPPPHATHMERSSPVRQSFRKEEVAAKSRSNMGSPVVVDLQGHGPIPPASDPQTRQRMKAMEQQIASLTGLVQHALLKSPNSSVTEEPLSERSMKTASPSHSSHSAGDSPVLAIRSVVAAVSSDVVPAPARANLLQVRRNVSDLRQQLQLMRQQQLQNQEALRAQLKRAEQEISSKLEEAMRRLEDPVHRQRVLVEEDRHKYLSLEERVQTQLSELEQYVDSLNRETSVAGGSRAVTLKDVEEGAVSLRRVGESLAGLKGEFPALQTRMRAVLRVEVEAVKFLKEEPHKLDSMLKRVKSLTEVLSGLRRYSTEGQHKAPDSALSAPAKPAPLVILPPAAVQTDAPVDAPPPQAATKPGSPSALPEPQTSTVRSEVMPASPVVIHHVQSSPVLMQQSQQSAALTHQPSPPPTPSTPTHGGLDSPGPGKSRVSPSLSTSDPPSPAPQHKKTQPGNPEQPVPANGNGNANGSQSLFIEELHTSRDKSKNRAVSIQAAEKEWEERRQNMGHYDGKEFEKILQEAQANMMKGIPSLEVGSEGESSLTAHPAAPGDQADSPQPVEPDTVEDPKPEPTTDIPAKPGPEKLPKPVLEKSSKTATTEQAPNPATGDGPTTKPTTAAPATDKVSKQGAEKVSKSPPPPPPRKTFPSPLPSGMTTTRSGEVVYTSRKESISAQEGEDEGQTPTPPPKPTKVPPEIKPKPSTPPPIAVSAVREEEDEGDKIMAELQVFQKCTIKDVGVKSVLETARIEPQIRELRPGALMPLKERKSSEPTREDKDPGTDENGNSTVRQSPGVIYYVTGQISKEQLTAPAPPGPEEAPESREPQPLSTSQVSNVNPNDNSPRPQQPPQSPSQTGPPISPKPVGLNGFFPGPQKLSKRPDVLKKNLVKNPGSPATSVVLSPINVEKRVELSLVQGVRSTSKIVMPATDPQVPPTAVKAAKSAEVLREKVVCEKVQSTSRCDEGDEASLSADLPGEEAPPPPDNIAFMITNTNVQALTRVEYQELVNAKKGSVRTVTVGNREGGGTSRDGHNSAPQDNGFGNKKPVIIIFNEPMDIRSAYKRLSTVFECEEEMERMLAQEGIAEESEESDTERSSGGVDRSKGGMEGGDGAVGKKSSQVTSLQSGMSHSSSSSSLELTGGDGKTDGKKKFKFKFPKKQFAALSQALRSGTKSGKKTLQVVVYEDEEESDGTVRQHKEAKRFEITRSKSSVSADSHTGPTPAKKDPVESNCRSDDIRKSTYKTLDSLEQTIRQLETTISEMGPHAAEEPAPASVTEAPKTVGSGLQRSFSLPSSSKGPGLKANMASLKKKSRPALLPRPAIIPTATVTPVATQQNASVASPTSRMPVPMSAKSRQSPTDKAGKQQKLQDAQRQFRQANGSAKRVGGDHKTTSPTASKIPAFYPSSAKGSSQSAPNSDATNPINPSSTLSPSSSTTTKSSIPSPLTPRSGSTPSSSHIPSLSNGSLKLPAPHSHTGKALSFSSQTPNGRVPSSSSFSSSSSSSSSPSPLSPTPLGPGAKSIRTIHTPSFTSYRPHHGSNGKSCIPTATAAKDST comes from the exons ATgcacagagagatgatgtacGCCAGCCGAGAAGTCCAGCACCCCCTTCGGCAGCCCCCCATGGGGCCCCCGCCCATCCACCCCATGCAGGGTGCCATGTCGCCCACCACGCCccactccctgcccccctcgccCTCCCGGATCCCTTTCGGCCCTCGCCAGGGGCCTCTGCCGGCCAGCGCCACCATTCCCCGGGACCGCATCGCCACCGCCACCCCCCCGGGCCGCTCcgtgtccccctgccccagcGCCATTCTTGAGCGACGGGATGTCAAGCCGGATGATGACATGGGAGGTGGGAAGAGCCATAGCTTGGCCCGGGGCAACGAGGGGCTGTACGCGGATCCTTACCTGCTCCACGAGGGGAGAATGAGCCTGGCCTCTGCCCACGTAGGGCACCCCCCACCTGGGGAGAGTCCTGAGCACGGCCTGGGGGGGTACCACCGGTCCTCCATCCGCTCCACAGGCTCCTACAGCGGGCCCAGCCCCACGGACACCATGGAGCACCCCGCCCTCTACCGCCAGAAGTCCCGCAACAGCCAGCTACCAACCCTTGGCTCCAAGACCCCGCCCCCCTCGCCACACAGGATGACCGAGGTCCGGGTGATTGACATCCACGGCGGCCCGCCCCCCCACGGAGTTGTGCCGCCCCCCCACGCCACGCACATGGAGCGCTCCTCGCCTGTGCGTCAGTCCTtcaggaaggaggaagtggcGGCCAAGTCCAGGAGCAACATGGGCTCTCCTGTGGTGGTTGACCTCCAGGGTCATGGGCCCATCCCTCCGGCCAGTGACCCCCAGACACG ACAGCGAATGAAGGCTATGGAGCAACAGATTGCCAGCTTGACTGGTCTTGTTCAGCATGCACTTTTAAAGAGTCCAAACTCTAGTGTCACCGAGGAGCCTCTCAG TGAGAGATCAATGAAGACAGCCTCTCCAAGTCACAGTTCACACAGTGCAG GGGATTCGCCGGTGTTAGCAATCCGGAGTGTGGTGGCGGCGGTGTCCTCGGACGTTGTCCCCGCCCCCGCGCGCGCCAACCTGCTGCAGGTCAGGAGGAATGTGAGCGACCTACGACAGCAGCTGCAGCTGATGAGGCAGCAACAG CTCCAGAACCAGGAGGCTCTGCGGGCGCAGCTGAAGCGGGCGGAGCAGGAGATCAGCTCAAAGCTAGAGGAGGCCATGCGGCGCCTGGAGGACCCCGTCCACAGGCAGAGagtcctggtggaggaggacagacacaAGTACctgagtctggaggagagggtgcagaCCCAGCTAAG TGAGCTGGAGCAGTATGTGGACTCTCTGAACAGGGAGACCAGCGTGGCGGGGGGCAGCAGAGCCGTGACTCTGAAGGacgtggaggagggggctgtcAGTCTCCGGAGGGTGGGCGAGTCTCTCGCAGGGCTCAAAG gagaGTTTCCGGCCCTGCAGACCAGGATGAGGGCGGtgctgagggtggaggtggaggcggtCAAATTCCTCAAGGAGGAGCCTCACAAACTGGACAGCATGCTGAAGAGGGTCAAGAGCCTGACGGAGGTCCTCAGCGGCCTGAGGAg ATACTCTACAGAGGGCCAGCACAAGGCCCCAGACTCTGCTCTCAGTGCACCTGCCAAGCCAGCTCCACTGGTGATCCTTCCCCCCGCTGCGGTCCAGACCGACGCCCCCGTGgacgcccctcctccccaggcagCCACCAAGCCGggctccccctctgccctgcccgaGCCCCAGACCTCCACCGTCCGGTCGGAGGTCATGCCGGCCTCTCCGGTGGTCATCCACCACGTCCAGAGCTCCCCGGTCCTCATGCAGCAGTCGCAGCAGTCGGCCGCCCTCACccaccagcccagccccccgcccacgccctccacccccacccacggAGGGTTAGACTCCCCAGGCCCGGGGAAATCAAGGgtatccccctctctgtccacctccgacccccccagccccgccccccaacATAAGAAgacccaacctggcaacccggaGCAGCCGGTCCCCGCTAACGGCAACGGGAACGCTAACGGCAGCCAGAGTCTCTTCATCGAGGAGCTCCACACCAGCCGCGACAAGAGCAAAAACAGAGCTGTGTCCATACAG GCGGCAgagaaggagtgggaggagaggaggcagaacaTGGGCCACTATGACGGGAAGGAGTTTGAGAAGATCCTGCAGGAGGCTCAGGCCAACATGATGAAGGGCATTCCCAGCCTggaggtaggcagcgagggagAGTCTTCCCTGACGGCCCACCCTGCTGCCCCAGGGGACCAGGCAGACAGCCCCCAGCCTGTGGAACCAGACACAG TAGAAGACCCCAAGCCTGAGCCCACCACAGACATACCGGCCAAGCCCGGCCCTGAAAAACTCCCTAAGCCGGTTCTAGAAAAATCTAGCAAGACTGCCACCACTGAGCAAGCCCCCAACCCTGCGACCGGGGACGGACCCACCACCAAGCCCACCACTGCCGCCCCGGCCACAGACAAGGTCTCCAAGCAGGGAGCGGAGAAAGTCAGCAAGTCCCCTCCGCCACCCCCTCCCCGGAagaccttcccctcccccctcccctcaggcaTGACCACCACACGCTCTGGAGAGGTGGTCTACACCAGCAGGAAGGAGTCCATCTCCGCTCAG gagggggaggatgagggccaGACGCCCACCCCCCCGCCTAAACCCACCAAGGTGCCCCCGGAGATCAAACCcaagccctccacccctccccccatcgctgtctctgctgtacgggaggaagaggatgagggggacAAGATCATGGCTGAACtccag GTCTTCCAGAAGTGCACGATAAAGGATGTAGGTGTGAAAAGCGTGTTAGAAACCGCTAGAATCGAGCCCCAAATCAGAGAGTTAAGACCCGGGGCCCTAATGCCCCTCAAAGAGAGAAAG AGCTCTGAACCCACACGGGAGGACAAAGATCCTGGCACAGACGAGAATGGGAACTCCACTGTCCGCCAGAGTCCTGGG GTCATATACTATGTCACCGGGCAGATCTCCAAGGAACAGCTGACGGCACCGGCGCCGCCAGGACCGGAGGAAGccccagagagcagagagccgcAACCACTGTCCACCTCACAGGTGTCAAATGTCAATCCTAACGACAATTCCCCAAGGCCGCAGCAGCCACCACAGTCCCCATCCCAGACAGGGCCTCCTATTTCCCCCAAACCCGTGGGCTTGAACGGCTTCTTCCCTGGGCCTCAGAAGCTCTCGAAGCGACCAGACGTCCTAAAGAAGAACCTTGTAAAAAATCCGGGTTCCCCGGCCACCAGCGTCGTCCTCAGTCCAATAAACGTGGAAAAGAGAGTCGAGTTGTCGCTCGTGCAGGGGGTCCGGTCCACCAGTAAGATCGTGATGCCAGCTACGGATCCCCAAGTCCCTCCAACTGCCGTCAAGGCTGCTAAGAGTGCTGAGGTGCTGCGGGAGAAGGTTGTCTGTGAGAAAGTGCAATCGACGTCGAGGTGCGATGAAGGGGACGAGGCCAGTCTCAGCGCAGACCTTCCCGGGGAAgaggcccctccacccccagacaaCATCGCCTTCATGATCACCAACACCAACGTCCAGGCCCTGACCCGCGTCGAGTACCAGGAGCTGGTCAACGCCAAGAAGGGCAGCGTCCGGACCGTCACCGTGGGTAACCGGGAGGGAGGCGGGACTTCAAGAGACGGACACAACTCGGCGCCACAGGACAATGGCTTCGGCAACAAGAAGCcagtcatcatcatcttcaacgAGCCCATGGACATCCGCTCGGCGTACAAGCGCCTGTCGACCGTGTTCGAGTgcgaggaggagatggaaaggATGCTGGCCCAGGAAGGGATCGCcgaggagagtgaggagtcGGATACGGAGAGGAGCAGCGGGGGGGTGGATCGGTCAaagggtgggatggagggaggggacgggGCGGTCGGGAAAAAATCCTCCCAGGTCACCTCACTCCAAAGCGGCATGTCacattcctcctcttcctcctccttggaGCTGACGGGAGGCGACGGCAAAACGGACGGAAAGAAGaaattcaagttcaagttcccGAAAAAGCAGTTTGCGGCTTTGTCGCAGGCTCTCCGCAGCGGCACCAAGTCGGGCAAGAAGACCCTGCAGGTGGTCGTGTACGAGGACGAAGAGGAGTCCGACGGAACGGTCCGACAGCACAAGGAGGCCAAAAGGTTTGAGATCACACGTTCAAAGTCCTCCGTGTCCGCGGATTCCCACACGGGTCCGACCCCGGCGAAGAAGGACCCCGTGGAATCCAACTGCAGATCGGATGACATCCGCAAGAGTACGTACAAGACCCTGGACAGTTTGGAGCAGACCATCCGACAGCTGGAGACCACCATCAGCGAGATGGGCCCACACGCTGCCGAAGAGCCCGCTCCCGCCAGCGTGACGGAGGCACCCAAAACGGTGGGGTCAGGGTTGCAGAGgtcgttctctctcccctcttcctccaaagGTCCCGGCCTCAAGGCTAACATGGCCTCCCTGAAGAAGAAGAGCAGGCCTGCGCTCCTCCCTCGACCGGCCATCATCCCAACCGCCACCGTCACCCCAGTCGCAACGCAACag AATGCCAGTGTCGCGTCCCCCACTAGTCGGATGCCCGTCCCGATGTCTGCGAAGTCCAGGCAGTCACCCACAGACAAGGCAGGAAAGCAACAAAAGCTACAGGACGCTCAGAGGCAGTTCCGACAG GCTAACGGAAGTGCTAAAAGAGTGGGAGGGGATCATAAAACAACTTCCCCTACTGCCTCTAAAATCCCTGCTTTTTATCCTAGCTCTGCTAAAGGCAGCTCCCAGTCTGCCCCAAACTCAGATGCTACTAATCCAATTAATCCTTCCTCCACCTTATCCCCTTCCTCCTCGACAACCACAaagtcctccatcccttcccccctcacccctcgctctggctccaccccctcctcctcccacatccCCTCCCTGTCTAACGGATCCCTCAAACTCCCCGCACCCCACTCGCACACAGGTAAagctctctcgttctcctcgcAGACTCCAAACGGTCGagtgccctcctcctcttccttctcctcctcctcttcctcctcctcctccccctcccctctgtcgcCCACGCCGTTGGGCCCGGGTGCCAAGAGCATCCGCACCATACACACGCCCAGCTTCACCAGCTATCGGCCACATCACGGCAGCAACGGCAAATCCTGCATCCCAACTGCCACCGCGGCCAAGGACTCCACTTAG